From a region of the Oscillospiraceae bacterium genome:
- a CDS encoding helix-turn-helix transcriptional regulator: MNDLKINEQIAFLRKQKGMTQEELAHSLGVTNQSVSKWESAQCCPDIQLLPELAKIFDVSIDELMGYKAAESMPDIYLKIKALFESIPREDIFDNAFRLCALLHEAAMTGGYKERVPWNTDMNHALGEDLYKWGFSACSLPEGNTVHTGNGLFIADGRHYHAPTASQIMDLYVSLDRLCDLNVLKIMYSLYEMTVNDFDLYVPISEIAKKAKMSEAETEKALEQIPVTVKDGENGDYLYRIEGSYMHMPSLLLLLRQR, from the coding sequence ATGAACGACTTAAAAATAAACGAACAGATCGCATTTTTACGAAAGCAGAAAGGAATGACGCAGGAAGAGCTTGCGCATTCTCTCGGCGTCACCAACCAATCCGTATCAAAGTGGGAATCGGCTCAGTGCTGTCCTGATATACAGCTGCTGCCGGAGCTCGCGAAAATATTTGATGTTTCCATTGACGAGCTTATGGGGTATAAAGCTGCCGAAAGCATGCCCGATATATACCTGAAGATCAAAGCCTTATTTGAATCCATTCCGAGAGAAGACATTTTCGACAATGCCTTCCGTTTATGCGCTCTTTTACATGAAGCGGCGATGACGGGCGGTTACAAAGAGCGGGTGCCCTGGAATACCGACATGAATCATGCGCTTGGTGAAGATTTATACAAATGGGGATTTTCTGCATGTTCCTTGCCCGAGGGAAACACAGTCCATACCGGAAACGGTCTGTTTATCGCCGACGGCAGACATTATCACGCGCCAACCGCATCGCAGATCATGGATTTATATGTCTCTCTTGACCGTCTGTGTGACCTGAACGTTTTGAAGATCATGTACTCGCTGTATGAGATGACTGTCAATGACTTTGACCTGTATGTTCCGATTTCTGAAATCGCGAAAAAAGCAAAAATGTCCGAAGCTGAAACCGAAAAGGCACTCGAACAAATACCGGTGACCGTCAAGGATGGCGAAAACGGTGATTATCTTTACCGGATAGAAGGCAGCTATATGCATATGCCTTCCCTGCTCCTTCTGCTGCGGCAAAGATAA